Genomic DNA from Paenibacillus donghaensis:
TGCCTATACGGCAAGAAGAAGGGGCAACGATTAAGGTGTTTTCCGGTTCTTCCAGAGACGTGGTTGCACCCACTCAAAATTATGTGCCGGTTACTATGGTAGAGATGCTCATTGAACCAGGCTACACTGTAACGCAGGATTTACCCGGCAGTTATAATGGATTCATGTATGTTCTTGAAGGCAGCGGGACATTTGGCCAGAATAACGTTAAGGCTTCCAAAGGCCAGGTCTTAACTTTGGGCCAAGGCGGCAGCGGAGAGAGTGAAATTGAGGTTACCGCCATTCAGACATTGCGTGTACTGCTATACGCAGGTGAACCTATTCAAGAGCCGGTAGTTGCCCGAGGACCGTTCGTAATGAATACGGAAAGAGAAATTACGGAGGCCTTTAGTGAGTATCGGCAGGGAACTTTTTTGAAATAACAAGCGGGCCTTCCTTTAAAGGGAGGCCTATTTCAATTGCCAGGGGCAGACCGGGCTTTGAAGTTTCTAAAGGAACACGGGGAGAAAATGCTGGTGATTGATGCCAAGCAATTTGATTTAGCCGGCATAGACGAAGAAGTGAAGGGCTATATTGCCCCGCTGGTGATGAACCTTGTATTGCGTGTATACGCTGTTGAGCTATCTAAAGCTACCGGCCATCCATTGGAGCATAGACGTTATATGTTTAAGGTGCCTTATTAAGTTCAAATCAGCCGCTGATAAAGCTGTACCATGAGTCTTATAAGGTGAAGTGGTGAAAATAAAAAAAAGCAGCTTGTCTTCTATGGGCAAGCTGCTTTTTTTGCGCGTCCAGTATAGGGGCTATACCTGTCGTATATTTGATTGACTTTGACTTATACCATTGTGAGCTCCATAGTCCAAGGGCATAGAGAAGGTCAAACTTGGTGTGAAATCGTTAATATTACTGAGGGGATTTCTAAGCAGCCTAGTTATCGCTATCTACTTCCCGGTCCCCGAGCGTTTGTACGGGACGATTATCATGTGGGAAAATAGCTTCGAATTTGCCTATTTGATCCTCGGACCATTGAACCGGATTCTCCAGAACGATCCATTGTACCCCTTCGCTACACGGAGGAGTGGTGAGCGA
This window encodes:
- a CDS encoding pirin family protein, translating into MEQSNAMKRDISEVREVTLSHVSPIHAAGPVIEPGNWAKNDPFLLMMEDQFQKGSFDIHPHRGMETVTYVISGQIEHYDTHSGEGGVLGPGDVQWMTAGSGVEHNEVPSEGVTAHSLQLWVNLPKVHKMTKPRYQNLKSEDMPIRQEEGATIKVFSGSSRDVVAPTQNYVPVTMVEMLIEPGYTVTQDLPGSYNGFMYVLEGSGTFGQNNVKASKGQVLTLGQGGSGESEIEVTAIQTLRVLLYAGEPIQEPVVARGPFVMNTEREITEAFSEYRQGTFLK